The sequence ATACCAATTGCTATATAAATACCAACTGAGGTTACAAATTTTAATAAATTACTAGCAAAAAGTGTAACCCCTATTGTGTTTGTTGTCAACATGATGATGGGGCCTGCACGAAAAAAAAGAATAATTAATAGCGTTGTGCCCATGACTCCTGTTGACCATTTCGTCCATTTTCCATTTTTAAAAATAAGCGATAAAGCTAATGCTATGACAGCAATAATGAACATGATGGTAATAAATTTCATCCCCGTATCGTACACTTGGGGTAAAATTCCGTCCATGTCACCCATCCAACTGCCCATAGTCGAATGGAAATCCTTTTTTTGAATAGATTGACCATTCATGTTGCTCTTCGGCACAAAAGAAGGGACACCGTTTTGATCTGCAAATCCCGGATTCGGCTGAACTAGAATAATAGAGATACAAAACAATGGGATAAAAAGTTTTAACAAATAATTCATTTTATCCCCCTCCTGTTAAACATGGTCACATTCTAGATGCTCTTGAATCGTCTCACGTGTAAGATTAAACATCATTTTCCCATTATGAATGGGCACTTCATATGTTTGGTTGTACTGTTTAAAGGTATTCTCCCTCACATGCTTGACGATCGTTAACCATTGGTTGTACAACCCCATATTAGGGGATTCTAATTTTCTTAGAGTTGCACTAAACTCTTTGCGATCTATATTAAAATTAATGGTGATATTGGTTAATTGATGGTTATGAATTCTAAATGTTACATTTTTTATATACTTATGAAGTTGTACCACTTTTTTCAATTGGTTAAATAAATATGACCACTTTTCACGAACTCCCTTATTTGAAAGCACAAGATTGCAAGAAATGGAAATATTATCTTCCTTATAACTACCATCAGGGTTTATTTTGATCGTAGCAGTCGTATCGCAGTTCAAAAGTAGTACTAATGGCCCGTACCAACTTAAAACAACGTGCTCTAACGACATTTCAAAATTTTCGAAATAACCTTCATCTAAGTAATGCTCAAAAACCATAATCCCTCCGCCTTTTAGCATTACTTTCTTCTTTTGTAATGAATAGACCATCTCAACTTCATCTACTAGTAATTTGCTGTTCTTTGTAGATTCTACAAACTTCAGTACTTTAGAACTACTTAATAGTTCTGTATCTAAATGCATTATTGTGCCCCCTTTCATATTATTACTTACACTTATCGTATGAGTAGCCAGAAAATTTAGCAAATTAAACATGGTACTTTATACCTATTATTCTACCTAAAACTTACAACAATCCATAGTTATAAGCTTTAGGTAGAATGTAACGAGGTACGTTACAATTCTACGACAAAAAATTAATGCGAATTACTTTTTATGGAACTAAAATTCCTTGTTTTTTTTTGTGATAGGATACTGATTGGATTTACTCATTAACCAATCATTCTGCTTTCCCTTTTTAACAGGTACTCCTCATCAGGAATCAGATAATCCTCGCTCACGTAAGCTGCTTCCTCTAATTTTATCGTACGAAGCACTTCGATTTTCCCATCATCCTTCCGACTTACTTCCACAGATAGGACGTCATTTCGATGAATCAATTTAGATTTCTCACCCAAGTCTAGCCAAATTCGGCGCCCATCACTGACGTGAATATATGGACCTTCCTTCCCTAATACCAAAACAGTCCATTGTTGATCGCCCATAAGATTATCAGCAATTTTTGCTGTAGCACATTGTTGGTATTCCATTGAAATCGCTGGTTGCTCAGAATCCAGTAAATCATCCAATGACAAACAATCTTCTTCATTGACCATAGGATCTGACTCAAAATCTGGTTCAAGGCAATTTGGAAAATGACTAACTAAATGTTCATCTACAAAACCTTCCGCATCATTAAAGAATGCTACGGCAGGAATTAATTCATGCGTATAATCAGTATCCATAGGAGCAGATACTTCACTCAAATCATGTTCCCCTAATTCTTGTTGTAAAGCAGCAAGAAGTTCTTCTGCTTCGGTACCAACAATATCTGATACCTCAACAGTAGGTGTTTCAGTTTGAATGGATACCACGGGACAATTTTCAACACTATAAATATCTGGAATATACAATGATTCCTGATACTGCATTGTCCGGATTTGAATGGATTTTTCAAAACAATATTGCTCCAACACTAAAATGATGAAAAATTGACAATAGGTTAAAAACTCAACGATTACGTTCATTTAATAGGTTCCTCCAAAAATTTAATTAAAATAGGTCAAACGCTAACTGGCCATCCATCGGTGCATTTTTTTTACGTTTTGATGCTGTAGAAGAATTGACTTCCACTAATTTGGCATCGTACGTATTTGAAGTTTGTAGACTTGGTTGCTGCTGGTGAACTAAGTGGGATAGGATCGTTCCTTCCGGCACCATTTCAAAACCAAACGCTTCAATTAAGTCGACTTCCAGTACACCTTGATTGACGGTAAATCCAGTAATATTGCCTTTTTCGATATCCTCTGTAATGAGCTTTGTTTTTCGTAACAATACATTTTTAGTAGATTCCACTTGGATTTGAGATGTAATCCAATTGATCACTTGTTCTTGAACAGATGGCTGACGTTTCTTACCAATACCCGCAAGGATTTCTCTCGCCCGATCAGACGTCTGGCTCACCCAATCTTCTGTAGACCCCTTAAGAACCTTATTTCCGTTCTTAACACTTTGGATTAACATGGATTGTAGATCGCCTTCTTCTCCTAACATTGCGGACAATCCATCAGAACTAACTTCCCCATTAATGGCAGCCGCTGCACGATTTTTCTGTGCAATGAGCGTTGCCATGGTCTCTTGGAACGTGTTCTTGTACTGGATGTAAAAAAGCCTGCACTCTTTATCTTGACCAATGCGCCAACTGCGTCTGCTAGATTGACTGATTGTGAATAAGGACCAACTAAATTGATAGTAGATAAGCGTAGGGCAACACAGGAGTCGGGTAGGTCAGAGATGTTACCATCTCTTTCCCCCCTAAGAACTGGACTTGTACCTTTCAGCACATCCGGCTCAAGCCCTCTTTCCTCCGAATCAATTAATATACGAACTTCTTAAATGCTTCCATCATATGTTTAACCGCTTGTTTGCTATTTGCATCTACATTATTCCTTTTAAGGAAAGATTGAACCTTTGGTAATTGCTTACCGTTACCGTAACTCTCCAATAATGCGTGATGTGTTTTATGACAAGACTTATGAAGTAATTCAAGGTTCTCATAAGTGTCCCAACCGCCTATAATTTTCGGTACTATATGATTCGCTTCTAACGGCTCGTCCCCAACAAGTGATTCACGACAAACTCTGCATTTGTATTTAGACTTTTTAGCAAGTTTTTGCTTTGCTAAAGTGTTCTCCTTATCGAACTCTTTTTTATCCCGTCGCTCGAAATATTCTTTAAGTGAAGCATCAAATGGACTATTATATTGTTTGATTTTAGTGTGTCTCTCGATTTTCACCCAACTCATTTTCATAAGCTGAATAGTGTTGTCGTGAGGACACGTAAGAATCCATTTGTCTTTACTTACACCCGTATGGTCAGGTTTGAAGTACATCTTTCTTATCCATTTAATAGATTTACGATGATGTCTATGTTTCAAGTAGATTAGCGTTCTTTTGAGGATATAATTATCTATATCTTTGAAAATCTTTTTGGCAACCGTTGGTGACCAATAATTCGCTATCCCTCTGATGACACGATTTAATCTATCAATTAGGAGCGAAGTTTCTCTACCTTTCCCCCACTCAAATATTTCTTTAATCTTTTGTTTAGCTCGTTTTACACTCTCTTTGGAAGGTTTAATGAATAAACGCATTCCATCTTTGGTTGGATATTGTCTGAAGTTGAACCCCAAAAAGTCGAATCCTTTACCAATATGAACTACTCTTGTTTTATCCTTCGCAAGATTTAGTCCACGTTTGCTTAGGTAAGGTTGTAATTTTTCATACATGCTATATGCCTCTTTTTCAGTAGGGCAGACAAATACAAAGTCATCAGCATACTTAACCACACCAACGGAATTTTGATACAATGTATCTCCTTGTCGTGTTGTGTGGATGTATCTAACACCGATTTCTTTCTCCATTCCATGTAGTGCAATATTTGCTAATAATGGCGAGATAATACCGCCTTGTGGTGTTCCCTTTGTTGTTTCGTGGAATACATCATTATCTACATAGCCACTATTTAGCCACTTTTGAATTACTAATTTATTAGGGAAATTTTTAATGCAATCCATAATATATTCATGATTCAAGTTATCAAAGCATCCTTCGAAATCACCCTCAAAAATCCATTCCTTAGCACTGCCTTTGCTTAATTTAACGAATAAATCACTCATAGCATCGTGAGTGCTACGTTTAGGTCTGAATCCATAAGAAGTCATTTCAAATTTTGCTTCCCATTGCGGCTCTAAAGCGTTTTTGAAGACGTTTTGATATACTCTGTCAACAATAACCGGAATGCCTAGTGGGCGGAGTTTACCGTTCTTTTTAGGAATATAGGTTCTTCTGGCTGGTTTGACATCGATATTTCTAACGCTGTATCCACTTAATTTGTTGAATAAATCAACTCTTTCTTGTGGTGTATTGGAAATATATCCATCTATACCTGCTGTTTTCTTACCTTTATTCTCTTGGGTTACTCGTCTAATACTTAGAAGTAAATTAGCCTTGCTTCTTAAAAGTAATCTTTGTAATTTTCTTACTTTCCTTGTTTGGTTTAATTGTTCGGCACGATAGATTCGTTGTTGAAGTTTCCTAACATAGCGTTGAACTTTCACCCAATTAATTGAGTGCCAATTCTCCACTAGTGGGGAAACAGCCGACTTAACATTCTCGTTAGTTTTCATAACATATCTCCCTCTCTTTAGGATTATTCTTTTCGCTTTCTTTCGTGTTGAAGACCATGTGGAAGTCTGCAGCCTTTCAGCTTGGGTATTTCCCTATCCAACGACTTATACGCATGAGTTTTCGTCTGAACTTTCGTTCTGTTGGCATTCGCTTTCTCCACATTCCTTTACCCTCTGTATATTGTAAGTTTCTTACGATTCTCCTACCTCGAATGAGAGGAATACATAGGGCTTACCAAGTTTTACTAACGATAGATACGATTGAGTTAGGCATCCTTCTTTCCTCCGGCGGATCTATGGGTCATCTCACAGTTCCTCGACCGTAGAACTTTTCCTATCCGCTTCTACAGACTTTTTCAACCACAGTACGTCTGCTGTCGGTGACGGAGTCTACAAAGGTTCAGCTTCGCTTATACCTTCTCAATCTTTCCCTAGCCCTATTGGACTTCTGTGTAAAGTCCTCCATTAAGCATTTAACCCTCATGCAACCCAACAATCCGATTACTCGGAAAGCAGTTTCGGGCGGGAACACCTTTAATGACTAAGGTGGCTTCTTTGCGAAGCACTATCAGTTAGCAACTTCTTGTCGCACGGTCTAAACCTACTTTGACGAGCTCCTGACTTACTATACAAACATCATAGTTTTCCTTTTCAATCTTCTTTTTCAACCATTCTGAACGCTTATTCGTTGCAGTTGTATTGGTATCCAAAATACAAACCTTGGCACCGATCTGTTCTAGGACTTTTTGTAATCGTGGTCGAACATCCCTGCCAGGACTAGAAGAACCAGTGTCTCTTACGTACACAATGGATTTTCTGCCTTCTGCCATTTCCGATTCAATGATCTCTTGTAACTTTTTCTCCTTCGGAAGCAATCGATTTTCATCTAAATGGATCGCCTTCCAGATAAGTTCACGAGTACCCTCTTCATCAGTTTTCACCGTGGCATTTGGAAAAGTGAAAGGATTGTCGACGTAACTAATTCCGAAATCCGTCATAGGCAGGTATAGCTTATGCCCATCGTCACGAGTATCAATCGCATGTTCAAATGCTCCAATCATATCGTGATAAGCTTCGGACAAATCTTTATCCATATCTACGAAAATCGTAGGCACGTTTTCCAGATGCACCGGATCTGGCCAAACATCTACAAGACGCACATTCACAACATTGTGAAGCATGTAGCGTCCATAAATGAAAGGGGAAATCCCAGGCATGACTTTCTCTGTTCTTCTCACTCCACCACGAGAATTCGTATTTGAGTACTCTCCGTCCTCTTTGTATTCATAAATGGTTTCCTCAATATTGCCGAATTCTTCATTGAATCTTCGTATCTCAGAAAATTTGAAACCACTAGCTACCATTTCATGAGGGAATAAACGCCAGAGCAGGAAATAAACATCTTCTGCACGGCCGCCAAACAATGTGCCAGTGCCAGCTATTACCTTTTTCGAAACCTTTGCCAAGCTTCCTAAGGAATTGCCTTGTGCCGTCATGCCTCCTTTAAATAGCGATAGGTAAGGTTTTGATATAATCTCCACCTTTTCCCCCGCTCCACACCGTACGTGAACCTTTCAGCTCATACGGCGTTCCATCTATTATTTAATCAATAACAATCTTTTCAAGCTTACAAAGCCTTCTGAGTTGGTTAATTTTTCTTAACTGCATAGAGTTAAGTTTTAGTAGCTTGATATATTTATTTATAGTCTCAGGACGAGTAGCATGGATTAGCTTATGAACAAATACGTGGACGATAGTGAGATTTTTATATTCGTCTGTACCACCTAATTCAACAGGTGTTTTATGGTGACAGTGAACAAATTCTGCAGGAAGCGGAATTTTTAATACTGCACATAATCCCTTCTGTTGGGAGTACAACGATAATCTATTGTCCATATATTCAACACTTCGATTTTGGAGTCTGGATTTCATCATTGTGACGATCTCTTTATCCCATTCGAAATGTTCTTTGTTATCATAAGGATTTAAAGATTGAGAGAAGTTAAAATTGGAAGTTGTTTTAATATCACCTATAGGAAATAGGTAATCATCTTTTCCAATTTTGAAAGTCTTTCTTGTTGGTTTATAAAACTTAAGATATGTTGACTTCTCAGATAATCTTGGATATCCATATTTCGCTATCTTTTTGAGCCTAGATTTTAGGGTTCTCAATAACCTGTATTCAATGTCATTAAAATCTTTTACAACATGGGTTGCATGCTTGTAGAACTGATGCACTCCTAGAACTGTTGCATTATAGATTCTAACGTTATCTGGAACAGGATTCTTTTGGATTTTAATAATTCTCTTCTTTAATGTTTGCTGAATTTGTTTAATGTTCTTTTCCGAAACATTAGTTTTCGCGACCAATTTGTTGCCTTTCTTTACTGCTTTCATTCGGTAGCCGAGAAACTCAGAGCTTCTTTTCCTAAGATTGATAATCTTAGACTTTTCAGGAGATATATCTAGTTTCAGCCTGTCTTTTAGATAACCTTTAGCAGCATGGAACCATTTTGTTGCTGTTCCATGGTCCCTTGCAAGGATTCTAAAGTCATCCGCATAACGAACGATATAACCTTCTTTCAAGTTAGATGCTCGTCTGAGGTTTGCGATTTTAACATCATTCCCGACATACTTGTGACGAGTTTTATCAAATGTGTCCCATTGATTTGCAACCCAATGGTCTAAGTCGTTAAGTACAACATTAGATAGGAGTGGGGATAATATTCCTCCTTGTGGTACTCCTTTGTTTGGAATACCTTCTCCTTGTATTGGTGCTTTAAGCATTTTGCTTATAATCGCAAGTACACGCTTGTCCTTTATTCCGATATTCCATAATTGTTTGATTAGTAGGCAATGGTTGACATTATCAAAGAATCCTTTGATATCAATGTCTACCGTAAAGTGGAGCTTATTAATGTTGATTAATGTTTGAACTCTTGCAACAGCATGTCTCGTTGTTCTGAGAGGTCTAAAACCATATGAATGGTTGTAGAATTTTGCTTCGCAAATGGGTTCAAGTACATTTAAAAACATTTGCTGTACTAATCTATCATTAATTGTTGGAATGCCTAGTGGTCTTTCTTTACCATTAGGTTTTGGAATAAATACTCGCCTGACAGCTTGAGGCTTATAATTTCTTAAAAGAGCTTTTATTTCTTTTAAGAAATGTTCTTGGTCAGATTCAGCTAAGTTTAAAATCGTCCTATCATCTGTTCCTGCTGTTTTGGAGCCTTTATTACTTTTAATGGTTCTATAAGCAAGTAGGATATTTTCATCAGATAGAATAATTTCTAGAAGATCTTTAAAATCCGTTTTACCCTTCTTACTACTCTCGTAAAGTTCTTTTTGAACTTTTGCAAAATCGTAGTATTGTTTGTTTCGTGAAGTCCTCGTGTTCATCGGTGTCGATATCAACTCCTTTGTTGATATTCCAACTCACCTTCATACCCGAAAGATGAACTTCAGCTTTACTCAGATTGTTAGATTATTAATAGACTTGGGCCTATCCCTCCACTATGTTTCCATAGCTTCAACGGTACTATGACCCTACTCTCACAATAGTAAATGCACTTCGGTTTTACCCTTATAGCAACCTCCCCGCTAGTAGGCGTTAGATAGGAGTCTATTGCTTTCGACGTTCCAATGAATTTAGCTGTACATATACCTTTAGGTGTTTGCTTTGTACCTGTGAGCCTTATAACCTCGTTGTTGGTTATTCCGATTTTCATAACGAACAATTTTACTCATCGGTATCTCACCCTACTAATGTAGTCTGAAAGGTTTCCCAATCAGTAGTTCTCTAGGCACGTTCATTCGCAAATTCGTCAGTTTCCCTTGAAACATTCTCACCATGGGTAATTTATAGCGTCCCGACCTATCCTTATCCATATCTATAAATAGACTTAGGAGTAAGTTCGGCCGACTTTACCTAGCTTCACACCTTTATCCTCTACTAAGGATAAACGCATGTAGGAGTATCAGACAGTTGGTTTCAGCTCAACATGAAGGCTTTCATTCCCAACTTCAATTCATTAGTTATACCTTTCTAGAGGTACGCCTATTTCATTGCTTTTCAGCTACTTATAAGGCAACGCCTCACACGTTCGTGCACTTCATCAATTATTGAAATATCAAAGAAATTTCTCATTTGACGACGAATGTACTCAATGGCTGCAATACGTCTCGGCATTCCTACTACTTTAGGTAACTCCTTATGAGTGTCCTGAATATGCTTAAATAGATTTGGATTTTTTTGCGCTAAGGCATGGGCAAGTTCTTTCTCATACATTGCCCACTCTTTGAAAGAGCTGAAGTGTGTTGGAACTTTTTTCGTCCATAGGCTATCACCACATTCTGAACAAAAAGCATTTTGTGGTTTCACGCTATTACTGATACGTCTGCCAGTTCCGAACTCATCTTCATTCATTGTCCGTTTCGTGTGTTTTGTCTCTTCTTCACCGTTTTCATTCGTCACAACATTAGTTGATTCAATGACTTGATGAGCGTGACCACAGGAAGGACAATAATATCCATATCTATATGGAGTGCGTTGTTCTGTTTTCTGCAAAGTGGTTTTCTTATAAGAAAACTCTACAGATGGAACAATCCGGCTATCTCCACGCATTGTAGTAAAGGAAATAACAAAAAAGGTAGGCTTAATTGGTTTCGGACGCCCTGCTTTTTCCCAAGCTACATGGTATTCAATTAATTGGCTTGTTTTTTCAATCACATGAATCTCAGCATGGGGAACAATTTCCCTAATTTCATCAGGCCACTTAGCTGTTAAACTTGGTGGCACCATGACGCACGCAAAATACCCTGTTTTCCCTTTTAAGTGATGATATCCTTCGGCAACACTTGTCATGACCGCCGTTTTTCCGGTGCTCATTTCCCCTTGAATAATCACAGCCTTTTGTTCTAGCAATCTTTTTGAGATGGCTGTCGCAACATGGCTTTGAACTGGGAATAAAGTTCGCGGGAAATTCTCAAAATGCTGCAAGGATTCATCTTCCATTGGGTTATGAGTCGGTTGAACCTCTTCTGCAAGTTTTTGAACCATTGCATCAGAGTACTCAAGTAGGTAATCAGTTAAAGAATTCACATTCTCTATTGCTTGACCCGTACCACTTTTCGGGAAAACAAGCGCTCCTGACTTTACCAACTCAGATATAAGGTTATCTGCATCCTCTTCTGATAGTTTGATTCGTAATAGCGACATACCATCTATAAACAGACTTTTGTCGTAATACATCTCAATCTCTTCCAAATAGCCACGAGATATTAACTCTTGGTATACGATTTCCTTCCAATCATCAAGGATGTGTAAACCGTATTTAGAGCCTCCGAGTAGATTGGCGATATCTTGTGCTGGATTACCGTCAAACGATAGAACATACTCATCATTCGCAAGTAATTTATCGTGAACAATCGCAAGGGCTTTTCGATTTTGATTAATGGTGATCGGAAATTTCTCGTAAGATCCTTTATCAGCACATAATTGAAAATCTCTCTGAAATTCGTAAGTTGTCAGTGTCTTTTCTCCTTGACCAAAATGGAATCCATTCGATCCAATATCCATCGCAGCCTTCATCGATTGAAGGGTGGAATCACTTCCTGCGATGATCGTCATCAGAATTAATGGTTGTTTCCAGGATTGGTCTGGCGCTTCGCAGGCTAGAGCGTAACAAAACGCATTTTGCCATGCTTGCTCTAGATACACTTCTAACATTTTTGGACAATCTTCTGTTTCTTCTAATTTCCACTCAATTTTGTTGTTGGACATAAAAAATCCCTAGCACATGAAGATGGGGTAGTATCCCTAACCAACATCATCAGCTAGGGATACACCTCCCTTATTTGTTTTATTTGTTTTTTTCGTTACATCTTTGTTCATTTTGAACTAGATTTTGATACAGATAGTAAGAAGATCTTTAATAAATATCTCCTTTCATCAGGTTCACACTCTCTTTCTAAAAGTTTTATATCTATATAAAAAACAAGAACGAAACAAAGCCAATAAGCTCAATCATTCTTGTTTGAATACACTCTTCATACGGTTTTTACAAAATAAAAAAGCCTTTGAAGTTTGATTAGAATAGGACACGAAAAAAATCATGTTCACTACTAATTAAACCTCAAAGGCTCCAATTGTTTGTTAATTCGACTGCTGACCCAAAAATGTTGGTCGCAAAAAAAAGAAAAAATAAAATAAGATGTAAATATTATACCTTTTTCCTTACATTTCGACAATACATTTTAACGATCTTGGGCACGTGGGTTCTTGCCAAATTCCTAAAACTTTTGACCACCTATATAAACTCTATTTCTTCCTCTTCACTTTCCTCTATTCTTGTAGAAAGAATTTGCTGTAGCTGCAACAGGGAAGAAAGTAGTTTTTTCTCTTTGTCACTCACGTTTAGATAGAGTTCTCGAAAATCTGTTAAATATAAGTCATCTTCATCGAATGGATCATGGTCAACTGCGGCATCATTCCAGTCATCTGCCGTTATAATTTCCTCGTTTGCAAACCATTCTTCTAACTTGATGACATAACGTTTATAGAAGGGCTCTATCTCACTCAATTCTTCCCAATTTTCAACATATCTCATATCGGCCTGTGCCGATTTATAATTAATAGCATATTGTGCATCGATATCATCAAATTCATTGGTTGATTGGAAATTTTCTTCTGATTTTAAATTGAACATATAAACCCAATAATTACTATCAAATGGATTAGAATATGCAATATAGAAAGTTCCACCACGAGAAAATACAATGTAATGTTCATCTTCAATTATTAAATTGTATTTGATTTTCAAGGCTTTCATATATCGATTTGGTTTTACTTGTGGTTTGTAAAAGTCATCATTTCGTTCAGGCCTCCGAGTGACCCCATTACTTTTACATTTTTTGCATAAATGTATAGCATGACCTTTTCCGCTAAAACTCTCATTAGATTTATAAGAATCGCATCCCCAGCAATAATGGCCGACTTTCTTTTTTCTCCTTTTTCCCATTATTATCATCCTTTGTTAATGGTTATGTACTCACAAATGTCAGTATTATCGTAACACATTTGTCCTAAGCCTACAGAAAGAGTTTAGATTCATTTTCTAATCTTTTTATAGTAGATGATATGTCTTTAATAATCGGTTCAATTCTTCAGCACTATAAGGTGTATGCTTGGCTACTTCATACAACGGCATACCACTATCCAAAAGGCTTTTAGCTACTCCGAGCATACCCATTATTGTGGCATCCTCTAATCTACTTCTTTCGTCTGAAAGTGCCTTAGCTCTACGTTCGTTCTCTTTTCTAGTTTCAGTATTCATTAAAGCCCCTCACAACTAAATTTATGCGACTTTATAAATTCCAATAAAGCCTTGATGTATTAGATATTATTGTTATTGCTTTTGGTAATGTCATTATACATTTTCTCAAATAGTTCTAATGGAAGTGAAAATTTAGTTGTTTTGAAATTCATTATATTCGTAATGATTTCAACTGTATTTCCCTTTTTCACAACTTCTAAAAGTGAATTTTCACCAATATCCCTGACAGATACGAAACTGTTTCCGTTTTTCTTCTCTTTTTGCTTGTATTCATAATTAAAACCAAAATTACTCAAAAAAATCTCTCCATTCAATAAGTTAACGGGTTTAATTCGAATCATTAGTTTCCTAGCGGATGCGCTTATTTTAACATTTCGTTTTGTTGCTTAGAAAAACTATGATCATCAACAATCGGGCGCCCGATCGGTGATGTTCGTTATTTAAAGTAAAGTACCCTTAGTTGAAGAAAATCAAGACAGATTTGAATTGATTCAAAAATCTCTTTAGATTAATAAGCATTTCTTTTAATTCTCCATATATATTTTGCTCAGCTAAATAATATCCATCTGATATATAATGAATTTCCTTTTCAATCCACTCACAACTAACTGGTAAATACTCAATTAACTTGTCCATTTTTTCAATCACGCTAGACATATCTTCAGTAGTATTTATATATTGATTAAGTAATCCGAGTATTATTTTAGGAGGGAGGTCGTAATCAAACTCTCCCTTGACATTCATTAATTTTAAATTAATAACTTCTAACTTTTCTTTAGCAGATAACGATAACTCAATTATTTCATATGGTGGGGTATCAATATGTTCAATTAAATTGTCTGCCCATTTTATAACTTCTTCGATAGTTAATAGTCCTATTGAGACACCTAATCTATTTACTTCTGCCATTAATTTTATGTTGTCCATCAAAAATCACCTATTGATTTTACTATTTTTATCATATTCCACTATTTTTGAACAATTCCTTCTTTAAACTGCCATTTAACTGATTAAAGACCAAGAAAAATGGACTGCTGATACAGTACATCTTTGCTCAATTCTTGCGCCCAATAATGGAATAACTGAATAACTTCTATTAGCTGGTTTAATTGAAGTTACTTCAACATATTTTTAAATAAATAACAGTATATGATATTACCAAAAAACTTGAGATATATTTATTTAAATTCCACTTCCATGGACTCTGTACCACTTTTATCGTATTGATTCCCATAAATGATAACATG comes from Neobacillus endophyticus and encodes:
- the ltrA gene encoding group II intron reverse transcriptase/maturase; translation: MKTNENVKSAVSPLVENWHSINWVKVQRYVRKLQQRIYRAEQLNQTRKVRKLQRLLLRSKANLLLSIRRVTQENKGKKTAGIDGYISNTPQERVDLFNKLSGYSVRNIDVKPARRTYIPKKNGKLRPLGIPVIVDRVYQNVFKNALEPQWEAKFEMTSYGFRPKRSTHDAMSDLFVKLSKGSAKEWIFEGDFEGCFDNLNHEYIMDCIKNFPNKLVIQKWLNSGYVDNDVFHETTKGTPQGGIISPLLANIALHGMEKEIGVRYIHTTRQGDTLYQNSVGVVKYADDFVFVCPTEKEAYSMYEKLQPYLSKRGLNLAKDKTRVVHIGKGFDFLGFNFRQYPTKDGMRLFIKPSKESVKRAKQKIKEIFEWGKGRETSLLIDRLNRVIRGIANYWSPTVAKKIFKDIDNYILKRTLIYLKHRHHRKSIKWIRKMYFKPDHTGVSKDKWILTCPHDNTIQLMKMSWVKIERHTKIKQYNSPFDASLKEYFERRDKKEFDKENTLAKQKLAKKSKYKCRVCRESLVGDEPLEANHIVPKIIGGWDTYENLELLHKSCHKTHHALLESYGNGKQLPKVQSFLKRNNVDANSKQAVKHMMEAFKKFVY
- the ltrA gene encoding group II intron reverse transcriptase/maturase; the protein is MNTRTSRNKQYYDFAKVQKELYESSKKGKTDFKDLLEIILSDENILLAYRTIKSNKGSKTAGTDDRTILNLAESDQEHFLKEIKALLRNYKPQAVRRVFIPKPNGKERPLGIPTINDRLVQQMFLNVLEPICEAKFYNHSYGFRPLRTTRHAVARVQTLININKLHFTVDIDIKGFFDNVNHCLLIKQLWNIGIKDKRVLAIISKMLKAPIQGEGIPNKGVPQGGILSPLLSNVVLNDLDHWVANQWDTFDKTRHKYVGNDVKIANLRRASNLKEGYIVRYADDFRILARDHGTATKWFHAAKGYLKDRLKLDISPEKSKIINLRKRSSEFLGYRMKAVKKGNKLVAKTNVSEKNIKQIQQTLKKRIIKIQKNPVPDNVRIYNATVLGVHQFYKHATHVVKDFNDIEYRLLRTLKSRLKKIAKYGYPRLSEKSTYLKFYKPTRKTFKIGKDDYLFPIGDIKTTSNFNFSQSLNPYDNKEHFEWDKEIVTMMKSRLQNRSVEYMDNRLSLYSQQKGLCAVLKIPLPAEFVHCHHKTPVELGGTDEYKNLTIVHVFVHKLIHATRPETINKYIKLLKLNSMQLRKINQLRRLCKLEKIVID
- a CDS encoding DEAD/DEAH box helicase family protein, with translation MSNNKIEWKLEETEDCPKMLEVYLEQAWQNAFCYALACEAPDQSWKQPLILMTIIAGSDSTLQSMKAAMDIGSNGFHFGQGEKTLTTYEFQRDFQLCADKGSYEKFPITINQNRKALAIVHDKLLANDEYVLSFDGNPAQDIANLLGGSKYGLHILDDWKEIVYQELISRGYLEEIEMYYDKSLFIDGMSLLRIKLSEEDADNLISELVKSGALVFPKSGTGQAIENVNSLTDYLLEYSDAMVQKLAEEVQPTHNPMEDESLQHFENFPRTLFPVQSHVATAISKRLLEQKAVIIQGEMSTGKTAVMTSVAEGYHHLKGKTGYFACVMVPPSLTAKWPDEIREIVPHAEIHVIEKTSQLIEYHVAWEKAGRPKPIKPTFFVISFTTMRGDSRIVPSVEFSYKKTTLQKTEQRTPYRYGYYCPSCGHAHQVIESTNVVTNENGEEETKHTKRTMNEDEFGTGRRISNSVKPQNAFCSECGDSLWTKKVPTHFSSFKEWAMYEKELAHALAQKNPNLFKHIQDTHKELPKVVGMPRRIAAIEYIRRQMRNFFDISIIDEVHERVRRCLISS